From a region of the Pleuronectes platessa chromosome 22, fPlePla1.1, whole genome shotgun sequence genome:
- the tspan9b gene encoding tetraspanin-9, whose translation MAVNKCIKYLLFFFNLLFWLSGCIILGVSIYLKVSKDGNTITNTAIPGIDLMIAIGVIIMLLGFLGCCGAIKENRCMLLLFFISLLLIFILLLAAGILGAVGESKVKDVVMEELKKLTPLSGQPQNVKDDVETMQRELKCCGIVNGPSDWTKIPDSCRCNSTDPDCKSGAVFQETCGDKIISLLEQHYKIALGIAFAVAVLMIFGMVFAMILYCQIGRKNSGATTTNA comes from the exons ATGGCTGTGAACAAGTGCATCAAAtatctgctcttcttcttcaaccTGCTGTTCTGG ctgAGTGGTTGCATCATTCTGGGTGTGTCCATCTACCTGAAAGTCAGCAAGGATGGAAACACG ATCACTAACACGGCGATTCCCGGCATCGACCTGATGATCGCCATCGGCGTCATCATCATGTTGCTCGGGTTCCTGGGCTGCTGTGGAGCCATCAAGGAGAACCGCtgcatgctgctgctg ttcttcatctccctcctcctcatcttcatcctcctgctGGCAGCAGGGATCCTGGGAGCTGTGGGCGAGTCAAag gtgaAGGATgtggtgatggaggagctgaagaagttAACTCCGCTCTCGGGACAACCACAGAATGTGAAGGATGATGTGGAGACGATGCAGCGGGAG CTGAAGTGTTGTGGCATCGTGAACGGACCGTCCGACTGGACCAAGATTCCAGACTCGTGTCGCTGCAACAGCACAGATCCAGACTGCAAGTCGGGCGCCGTCTTCCAGGAG ACTTGTGGTGATAAAATCATCAGTCTGCTGGAGCAGCACTATAAGATCGCCCTGGGAATCGCTTTCGCTGTCGCCGTCCTGATg ATCTTCGGGATGGTCTTCGCGATGATTCTCTACTGTCAGATCGGCCGGAAGAACAGCGGCGCCACCACCACGAACGCCTGA
- the LOC128429219 gene encoding F-box only protein 15 — translation MAAGRGEFFRSLWTGLQRQLPPGGRAAPPGPGRGKPGPERGAAGSRGGGRPPRAAWSSAPWRSPAAMWTYFLLRLPPEILLKVLSFLDASSLFCISHVCQLFHQLANEDDLWKEIYTSEFGTQTWRPKSAHDAGMKACRGEVVEERPLGHWKKMYFRTLAGREVNKWKRELRDIRPHTGLPRQTELVLRTLNMSWELTLSDCWGGEVTLRENQVTFLQSALVVRWSEGVFPSYHHISSIQVHGVRKETQKIPRVRPSWRSLILKLDMKTEPHSFIGRDKLITLIHLSPGVLIGRWRGQSSVAFIMVSLHFHKLVEKSLLGSPACLYSEPGENSDPALDPQSYSVHFVLHSPGALILSEHFSQVHCRSVRLEHYLQEMTLIHSSVLPQHKPLSGSIKLPWRSEELEGAVENCCIMTLTVLSGFLTPVWCVSTPIFIRMARKPPAAVYCGEHFLMHHDGPGGKVKMKLVWVKEQKQFFLISLIIYI, via the exons ATGGCGGCGGGTCGAGGGGAGTTTTTCCGGAGTCTGTGGACGGGTCTTCAGAGACAGCTTCCTCCAGGAGGACGAGCAGCACCGCCGGGTCCCGGCCGAGGGAAGCCCGGGCCGGAGAGAGGAGCTGCGGGCAGCCGAGGCGGGGGGAGGCCGCCGAGGGCCGCGTggagcagcgccccctggaggtcACCAGCTGCCATGTGGACAT ACTTCCTCCTCAGGCTGCCTCCGGAGATCCTGCTGAAGGTCCTCTCCTTCCTGGACGCCTCCTCGCTGTTCTGCATCAGTCACGTCTGCCAACTCTTCCACCAGCTCGCCAACGAGGA TGACCTGTGGAAGGAGATCTACACCTCCGAGTTCGGGACTCAGACGTGGAGGCCGAAGTCGGCCCATGATGCAGGGATGAAAGCGTGTCggggggaggtggtggaggagcggCCGCTGGGACACTGGAAGAAGATGTACTTCAGGACACTGGCTGGACGAGAGGTGAACAAGTGGAAGAGAGAGCTGAGGGACATCAGGCCGCACACGGGGCTGCCCCGGCAGACAGAGCTGGTCCTCAG GACCCTGAACATGAGCTGGGAGCTGACGCTGAGCGACTGCTGGGGGGGGGAGGTCACGCTGAGGGAGAACCAGGTGACCTTCCTCCAGTCGGCGCTGGTCGTCCGCTGGAGCGAGGGCGTGTTCCCCAGCTACCATCACATCAGCAGCATCCAGGTGCACGGCGTCAGGAAGGAGACACAGAAGATCCCCCGAGTCAG gcCCAGCTGGAGGTCTCTGATTCTAAAGCTGGACATGAAGACTGAGCCTCACAGCTTCATCGGCAGAGACAAACTCATCACGCTCATACATCTGTCTCCGGGCGTCCTCATCGGCAGGTGGAGG GGTCAGAGCTCTGTGGCCTTCATCATGGTCAGTCTCCACTTCcacaagctggtggagaagAGTCTGCTGGGGTCTCCGGCCTG CCTGTACTCTGAACCCGGGGAGAACTCGGACCCTGCGTTGGACCCACAGAGCTACAGCGTCCACTTTGTGCTGCACAGCCCCGGAGCCCTGATCCTGTCGGAGCACTTCAGCCAAGTCCACTGCCGCTCAG TTCGGTTGGAGCACTACCTTCAGGAGATGACGCTCATCCACAGCTCCGTCCTGCCGCAGCACAAACCGCTGTCTGGAAGCATCAAGCTGCCGTGGAGGAGCGAGGAGCTGGAGGGCGCCGTGGAG AACTGCTGCATCATGACGCTGACGGTGCTGAGCGGGTTCCTGACGCCGGTCTGGTGTGTCAGCACGCCCATCTTCATCAGGATGGCGAGGAAGCCGCCGGCCGCCGTGTACTGCGGCGAGCACTTCCTGATGCACCACGACGGGCCCGGCGGTAAGGTGAAGATGAAGCTGGTGTGGGTGAAGGAGCAGAAGCAGTTTTTCCTCATCAGCCTCATCATCTACATTTAA
- the dyrk2 gene encoding dual specificity tyrosine-phosphorylation-regulated kinase 2 yields MLTKKPGASVLPTGKVGEPVYSPGHSGSQTTSPAALPPLRNNNHLPLTGGSKATMSDAVQLSSQSQVHITQLYEDNKRPVLTSQPNGLAPLSSTRPGLPLPDRQTSSSDPSHHCRQGSATSNKSTDSKPKPHPLSPEQAMKQFMSKMSSFEHHEVFSFPEVYFVGPNAKKRSGVMGGANNSGFDDDQGSYIHIPHDHITYRYEVLKVIGKGSFGQVVKAFDHKSQTHVALKMVRNEKRFHRQAAEEIRILEHLRKQDKDSSMNVIHMLENFTFRNHICMTFELLSMNLYELIKKNKFQGFSLPLVRKFAHSILQCLDSLHKNRIIHCDLKPENILLKQQGRSGIKVIDFGSSCYEHQRVYTYIQSRFYRAPEVILGSRYGMPIDMWSLGCILAELLTGYPLLPGEDEADQLACIIELLGMPSQKLLDASKRAKNFVSSKGYPRYCTVTTLPDGSTVLNGGRSRRGKVRSPPGSKDWSVALKGCDDPLFLDFLKQCLEWDPALRMTPSHALRHPWLRRRLPKPPAGTTTTGEKTSSSKRATATSDSALTSISKLATTSSTTTSSSSKTRTNLAAITDANGNIQPRTVLPKLVS; encoded by the exons ATGTTAACCAAGAAGCCCGGAGCCTCGGTCCTCCCGACGG GCAAAGTGGGCGAGCCGGTCTACTCTCCTGGTCACAGCGGCTCTCAGACAACGTCGCCCGCCGCCCTGCCGCCGCTTCGTAACAACAACCACCTTCCCCTGACG GGAGGCTCTAAAGCCACCATGTCGGACGCTGTGCAGCTATCGTCACAGTCGCAGGTCCACATCACTCAGCTGTACGAGGACAACAAGCGTCCGGTCCTCACCTCCCAGCCCAACGGCCTGGCTCCACTCAGCTCCACCCGGCCGGGCCTGCCGCTGCCTGACCGGCAGACGTCGTCCTCAGACCCCAGCCACCACTGCCGCCAGGGCAGTGCCACCTCCAACAAGTCGACAGACAGCAAGCCAAAGCCCCACCCCCTGTCCCCGGAGCAGGCCATGAAgcagttcatgtctaaaatgtCCTCGTTCGAACACCACGAGGTCTTCAGCTTCCCTGAGG tgtATTTTGTTGGTCCGAATGCTAAgaagaggtcaggggtcatgGGCGGAGCCAACAACAGCGGCTTCGACGATGATCAGGGATCCTACATCCACATCCCACATGACCACATCACCTACCGCTACGAAGTTCTAAAGGTCATCGGCAAGGGCAGCTTTGGACAG GTGGTGAAGGCGTTCGACCACAAGTCGCAGACCCACGTGGCTCTGAAGATGGTCCGCAACGAGAAGCGCTTCCACCGGCAGGCGGCCGAGGAGATCCGCATCCTGGAGCACCTGAGGAAGCAGGACAAGGACTCGAGCATGAACGTCATCCACATGCTGGAAAACTTCACCTTCCGAAACCACATTTGCATGACCTTCGAGCTGCTCAGCATGAACCTCTACGAGCTCATCAAGAAGAACAAGTTCCAGGGCTTCAGCCTCCCGCTGGTCAGGAAGTTCGCCCACTCCATCCTGCAGTGTCTGGACTCACTGCACAAGAACCGCATCATCCACTGCGACCTCAAACCTGAGAACATTCTACTCAAGCAACAGGGACGCAGCGGCATCAAG GTCATCGATTTTGGTTCAAGCTGTTATGAACATCAGAGAGTTTACACCTACATCCAGTCCAGGTTTTACCGAGCTCCAGAGGTCATTCTAG GCTCGAGGTATGGGATGCCTATCGACATGTGGTCCCTGGGCTGCATTCTGGCTGAGCTGCTGACCGGGTACCCGTTGTTACCGGGTGAGGATGAAGCCGACCAGCTTGCCTGCATCATCGAGCTCCTGGGTATGCCCAGCCAGAAGCTCCTTGACGCCTCCAAACGAGCCAAGAACTTTGTCTCGTCCAAAGGGTACCCGCGGTACTGCACCGTCACCACGCTGCCCGATGGATCCACTGTGCTGAACGGGGGACGGTCACGGCGGGGGAAGGTACGCAGCCCGCCGGGCAGCAAAGACTGGAGCGTGGCGCTGAAAGGCTGCGACGACCCGCTGTTCCTGGACTTCCTCAAACAGTGTCTGGAGTGGGACCCGGCGCTCAGGATGACGCCCAGCCATGCTCTGCGCCACCCCTGGCTGAGGAGGCGACTTCCCAAGCCACCAGCAGGAACCACCACCACAGGGGAGAAGACCTCATCATCTAAACGGGCCACCGCGACCTCTGACAGCGCCCTCACCTCCATCTCCAAGCTCGCCACCACCTCCTCAACcaccacgtcctcctcctccaaaacCAGGACTAACTTGGCAGCAATCACCGATGCCAATGGAAACATTCAGCCTAGGACGGTCCTGCCCAAACTGGTCAGCTGA